A single window of Dermacentor albipictus isolate Rhodes 1998 colony chromosome 1, USDA_Dalb.pri_finalv2, whole genome shotgun sequence DNA harbors:
- the LOC135901118 gene encoding uncharacterized protein — translation MKFFIVIGMLALVACTTFAEEAAKKDEKKEENKDVEGRGGVLGGLGGYGAGVGPGLAGAGLGGPGLVGGGVVGNPALVGAGIGHGVGLGHGVGGGFQSGYGGTAGGHQAGFQKGAAGHNQGSGAFAGGSAHRNVNAYNNNQGYSHSSGFSSSDSKSFGSGHQQGSSGFQGGAAGNQAGFGQSSFGKAAGVGHAGVGLHG, via the exons ATGAAG TTCTTTATTGTCATTGGAATGCTCGCCCTGGTGGCTTGCACGACTTTCGCCGAAGAGGCTGCCAAGAAAGacgagaaaaaggaagaaaataagGACGTGGAAGGCCGTGGTGGCGTCCTGGGTGGCTTGGGCGGTTATGGCGCAGGCGTCGGACCCGGCCTTGCGGGTGCTGGTCTTGGAGGCCCCGGGCTTGTCGGTGGCGGAGTAGTCGGCAACCCGGCTCTTGTCGGAGCCGGTATCGGGCATGGAGTTGGCCTGGGACATGGCGTCGGCGGCGGCTTCCAGTCGGGATACGGTGGTACTGCCGGAGGACACCAGGCTGGCTTCCAGAAGGGCGCCGCGGGACACAACCAGGGATCCGGCGCCTTCGCTGGCGGCTCTGCCCATAGGAACGTGAACGCCTACAACAACAACCAGGGCTACAGTCACAGCTCGGGCTTCTCCTCCAGCGACAGCAAGAGCTTCGGTTCTGGCCACCAGCAGGGTTCCTCTGGTTTCCAGGGAGGCGCCGCCGGAAACCAGGCCGGATTCGGACAGTCCTCTTTCGGAAAGGCGGCGGGAGTGGGCCACGCGGGCGTCGGCCTCCATGGCTAG